The Coffea arabica cultivar ET-39 chromosome 3c, Coffea Arabica ET-39 HiFi, whole genome shotgun sequence genome contains a region encoding:
- the LOC113722575 gene encoding putative late blight resistance protein homolog R1A-3 isoform X2 yields MDWKIFDSGPLSAPFRAQVQDLEAQVQDLEAKLTFLKSFIAFAKMRGTADIPALLLAYFEVVALTAARLSYMWSFWKNVEYRSTCSFKLSIRAVDFHVYEIYKEVLAASNSSASLHTAVMDERILNNFNDSLISRLWELLCCSSSFVDSMKDQMRILYAGLRFFRSILREHHEMMDEQNEKIGALLGEAGIIIFSPTLSRVIEGEVSFSGSTQVLDFCDMLTNTNIHIKHFEDQLSVSSTIQSLPNSSHSLRASEVSQTSSRMLSKGKMPIDHEVMVGLDDEAEKVIEPLIKHFEDQLSVSSTRQNLPNSSHSLRAPQVSQTSSRMLSKGKMPIAREIMVGLDDEAEKVIERLVREAKQVEIVPIVGMAGLGKTTLAKKVYNDNSIIYNFHIRLWGTVSQEYNKKSLLTQILCSDGKHSRMDDEFQNLDEHALVEKLYKKLKKNRYLVVFDDVWDTGAWHELEIAFPDDKNGSRIIFTSRFSNVASEVQYGGEHHNIRCLTVEESFELLQKKVFGEEEECPQALHELGMEIAEKCWGLPFAVVVVAGVLATIEHDILVWKKFAESFTSTMVSGTDQWKKSLELSYEHLPYHLKACLLYFAAFREDEKIGAKKLMRLWIVEGFVEKIEGKRSEDIAEEYLMDLIGRNLVMVGKNRSIGGVKTCYIHDLIFEFCKGEAKEKNFLQVLRGYDELSTFNEPPNLPRLSICSRGEYFIKSRLFFPHLASLLFFDATPGYNEFKLFNISFLFCIYKRLNVLNLEGINLRLKELPAEVESLLCLRYLSLKARNMEFIPQSIAKLSHLETFSLNSDEIVSLPDSIWNMKKLRHIHVRWRVVIHVPSNDNGVENLSTLPNLDTLSCLRLYEEGENLLRRIPNVRQLKISDRQTGVLNMSRLECLESLTWWGNYSSGSREHVELSFPMNLKKLSLEYLGLPCSKMSLVEKLPNLEVLKLRKRSMDGRKWELMEGGFPKLRVLTLACVEVAEWIEADLDSDDGYFPCLQQLILFRIYNLEMMSACLGRISTLETIQVHECTNGVKSLVREIEEAQEYNYGNGNMKISIRD; encoded by the coding sequence ATGGATTGGAAAATTTTTGATTCTGGTCCTTTGAGTGCTCCTTTTAGGGCTCAAGTCCAAGATCTTGAAGCTCAAGTCCAAGATCTTGAAGCAAAGCTGACATTCTTGAAAAGCTTCATTGCCTTTGCCAAAATGCGAGGAACCGCAGATATTCCTGCCTTGCTATTGGCTTACTTTGAAGTGGTGGCTTTGACCGCAGCACGCCTCTCTTACATGTGGTCCTTTTGGAAAAATGTTGAGTACAGAAGTACTTGCAGCTTCAAACTCAGCATCAGAGCGGTTGATTTTCATGTCTACGAGATTTATAAGGAAGTACTTGCAGCTTCAAACTCCTCAGCATCATTACATACAGCAGTGATGGATGAGCGGATATTGAACAACTTCAATGATTCTCTGATAAGTCGTCTCTGGGAGTTGTTATGCTGCAGCTCTAGCTTTGTGGATTCTATGAAAGATCAAATGCGAATACTCTATGCAGGACTGAGGTTTTTTAGAAGCATTTTAAGAGAGCATCATGAGATGATGgatgaacaaaatgaaaaaattggagCTCTCCTTGGTGAGGCAGGCATTATAATATTCTCGCCCACTCTGAGCAGAGTGATAGAAGGAGAAGTTAGCTTCTCAGGATCCACCCAGGTTCTTGATTTTTGTGATATGCTGACCAATACCAACATCCATATCAAGCATTTTGAGGATCAGCTCAGTGTCTCAAGTACTATACAGAGTCTTCCTAATTCCTCTCATAGCTTAAGAGCATCAGAAGTTAGCCAGACTTCCAGCCGCATGCTATCAAAAGGTAAAATGCCAATAGACCATGAAGTCATGGTTGGTCTTGATGATGAGGCAGAAAAAGTAATTGAACCACTGATCAAGCATTTTGAGGATCAGCTCAGTGTCTCAAGTACTAGACAGAATCTTCCTAATTCCTCTCATAGCTTAAGAGCACCACAAGTTAGCCAGACTTCCAGCCGCATGCTATCAAAAGGTAAAATGCCAATAGCTCGTGAAATTATGGTTGGTCTTGATGATGAGGCAGAAAAAGTAATTGAACGACTTGTACGGGAAGCAAAACAGGTGGAAATTGTTCCCATTGTGGGAATGGCTGGGCTTGGTAAAACAACTTTAGCCAAAAAGGTTTACAATGATAATTCAATTATCTATAACTTCCACATTCGCCTTTGGGGCACTGTTTCTCAGGAATATAACAAGAAAAGCTTGTTAACACAAATTTTGTGCTCTGATGGCAAACATTCCAGGATGGATGATGAGTTTCAAAATCTGGATGAACATGCGCTGGTTGAAAAGCTGTACAAAAAGCTAAAGAAGAATCGGTATCTTGTTGTTTTTGATGATGTCTGGGACACTGGGGCATGGCATGAGCTGGAAATTGCATTCCCAGATGACAAGAATGGAAGTAGAATCATCTTTACGAGTCGATTTTCTAATGTAGCTTCAGAGGTTCAATATGGTGGAGAACATCACAACATTCGCTGCCTTACTGTCGAAGAGAGTTTCGAATTGCTGCAGAAGAAGGTgtttggagaagaagaagaatgtcCTCAAGCATTGCATGAATTGGGAATGGAGATTGCTGAAAAGTGCTGGGGATTACCATTTGCAGTTGTTGTTGTAGCTGGAGTCCTAGCAACTATAGAGCATGatattttggtttggaaaaagtttGCTGAAAGTTTTACTTCAACCATGGTGTCTGGTACAGACCAGTGGAAGAAGTCATTGGAGCTCAGTTATGAGCATTTACCATATCACTTGAAGGCATGCCTGCTGTATTTTGCTGCATTTCGAGAAGATGAAAAAATTGGTGCCAAGAAGTTGATGCGTCTCTGGATTGTAGAAGGGTTTGTggaaaaaattgaaggaaagagATCAGAGGATATTGCAGAAGAATATCTGATggacctaattggccgaaaccTAGTTATGGTAGGTAAGAACAGATCCATTGGTGGAGTCAAAACTTGTTACATTCACGATTTGATATTTGAGTTCTGTAAGGGTGAGgcgaaagaaaagaattttcttcAGGTCCTGCGAGGATATGATGAGCTTTCTACCTTTAATGAGCCTCCCAACCTACCTCGGTTGTCCATTTGCTCCCGTGGAGAATATTTTATAAAGTCAAGGCTATTTTTTCCGCATTTAGCCAGTCTGCTATTCTTTGATGCTACTCCAGGATATAATGAGTTTAAGTTGTTTAATATCTCCTTCCTTTTTTGCATCTACAAACGTCTTAACGTTCTGAATTTAGAGGGCATTAACCTAAGGCTGAAGGAGCTTCCAGCTGAAGTCGAATCACTTCTTTGTTTGAGGTACTTATCCCTTAAAGCTCGGAACATGGAATTCATTCCACAATCTATAGCCAAGCTCTCACATTTGGAAACCTTTAGTCTAAATTCTGATGAGATTGTTTCATTGCCAGATAGCATCTGGAACATGAAGAAGTTGAGGCATATACATGTAAGATGGCGCGTTGTTATTCATGTGCCTTCCAACGACAACGGTGTTGAAAACCTCTCCACTTTACCCAATTTAGACACACTCTCTTGTTTGCGCCTTTATGAAGAGGGAGAGAACTTATTGAGAAGGATTCCCAACGTTCGCCAACTTAAAATTTCCGATCGTCAGACTGGAGTGTTGAACATGAGTCGACTAGAATGCCTAGAATCACTCACCTGGTGGGGCAATTACTCCTCAGGTTCACGGGAACATGTTGAGCTTTCCTTTCCcatgaatttgaagaagttgagtCTTGAGTATCTGGGTCTTCCCTGTAGTAAAATGTCATTGGTTGAAAAACTACCCAACCTTGAAGTCCTCAAATTAAGAAAGCGGTCAATGGACGGCCGAAAATGGGAGCTGATGGAAGGAGGATTCCCTAAACTCAGGGTCTTAACTTTAGCATGTGTAGAAGTTGCGGAGTGGATAGAGGCAGACCTTGACAGTGATGATGGTTACTTCCCTTGTCTTCAGCAATTAATTCTTTTCAGAATTTATAATTTGGAAATGATGTCTGCTTGTTTAGGGCGTATATCTACTCTTGAAACAATTCAGGTGCATGAATGCACAAATGGTGTCAAATCTTTAGTACGGGAAATTGAAGAAGCACAGGAATATAATTATGGAAATGGGAATATGAAGATCAGCATCAGAGATTGA
- the LOC113722575 gene encoding putative late blight resistance protein homolog R1A-3 isoform X1: MASTCSVDRVLLGLELILNRFQGNFFLLCGGDRVLSDVRDAIKHMKFLKTFLMCARKWSLVHLYLQSDTVAKKVSLPSFLSCIEDTFHKYEEDIHSLSLRLEMDKNETDIHCSIVDGVCREIGKQIILFKQEIIQIYFALASSRSFQSNSFMTDDELLEFLDLNLQNLADLADWIDDDMDWKIFDSGPLSAPFRAQVQDLEAQVQDLEAKLTFLKSFIAFAKMRGTADIPALLLAYFEVVALTAARLSYMWSFWKNVEYRSTCSFKLSIRAVDFHVYEIYKEVLAASNSSASLHTAVMDERILNNFNDSLISRLWELLCCSSSFVDSMKDQMRILYAGLRFFRSILREHHEMMDEQNEKIGALLGEAGIIIFSPTLSRVIEGEVSFSGSTQVLDFCDMLTNTNIHIKHFEDQLSVSSTIQSLPNSSHSLRASEVSQTSSRMLSKGKMPIDHEVMVGLDDEAEKVIEPLIKHFEDQLSVSSTRQNLPNSSHSLRAPQVSQTSSRMLSKGKMPIAREIMVGLDDEAEKVIERLVREAKQVEIVPIVGMAGLGKTTLAKKVYNDNSIIYNFHIRLWGTVSQEYNKKSLLTQILCSDGKHSRMDDEFQNLDEHALVEKLYKKLKKNRYLVVFDDVWDTGAWHELEIAFPDDKNGSRIIFTSRFSNVASEVQYGGEHHNIRCLTVEESFELLQKKVFGEEEECPQALHELGMEIAEKCWGLPFAVVVVAGVLATIEHDILVWKKFAESFTSTMVSGTDQWKKSLELSYEHLPYHLKACLLYFAAFREDEKIGAKKLMRLWIVEGFVEKIEGKRSEDIAEEYLMDLIGRNLVMVGKNRSIGGVKTCYIHDLIFEFCKGEAKEKNFLQVLRGYDELSTFNEPPNLPRLSICSRGEYFIKSRLFFPHLASLLFFDATPGYNEFKLFNISFLFCIYKRLNVLNLEGINLRLKELPAEVESLLCLRYLSLKARNMEFIPQSIAKLSHLETFSLNSDEIVSLPDSIWNMKKLRHIHVRWRVVIHVPSNDNGVENLSTLPNLDTLSCLRLYEEGENLLRRIPNVRQLKISDRQTGVLNMSRLECLESLTWWGNYSSGSREHVELSFPMNLKKLSLEYLGLPCSKMSLVEKLPNLEVLKLRKRSMDGRKWELMEGGFPKLRVLTLACVEVAEWIEADLDSDDGYFPCLQQLILFRIYNLEMMSACLGRISTLETIQVHECTNGVKSLVREIEEAQEYNYGNGNMKISIRD; this comes from the coding sequence atggccTCCACTTGCAGCGTCGATCGTGTCTTACTTGGTCTAGAGTTAATTCTGAACAGATTCCAaggcaatttttttcttttgtgtggTGGTGATAGAGTTCTTTCGGATGTTCGTGATGCAATCAAACACAtgaaatttctcaaaacatTTCTTATGTGTGCTAGAAAGTGGAGCCTTGTTCATTTGTACCTGCAATCTGACACTGTTGCGAAGAAGGTGAGTCTTCCATCTTTCTTATCTTGCATCGAAGACACCTTTCACAAATATGAGGAGGATATTCACTCTCTTTCCCTTAGATTAGAAATGGACAAAAATGAAACGGATATTCACTGTTCTATTGTTGATGGAGTGTGCCGCGAAATTGGGAAACAGATCATATTATTCAAGcaagaaatcatccaaatttacTTTGCTTTGGCAAGCAGCAGGTCATTTCAATCAAATTCTTTTATGACAGATGATGAACTGTTGGAATTCTTAGACCTCAACCTCCAAAATCTAGCAGATTTAGCAGATTGGATAGATGACGATATGGATTGGAAAATTTTTGATTCTGGTCCTTTGAGTGCTCCTTTTAGGGCTCAAGTCCAAGATCTTGAAGCTCAAGTCCAAGATCTTGAAGCAAAGCTGACATTCTTGAAAAGCTTCATTGCCTTTGCCAAAATGCGAGGAACCGCAGATATTCCTGCCTTGCTATTGGCTTACTTTGAAGTGGTGGCTTTGACCGCAGCACGCCTCTCTTACATGTGGTCCTTTTGGAAAAATGTTGAGTACAGAAGTACTTGCAGCTTCAAACTCAGCATCAGAGCGGTTGATTTTCATGTCTACGAGATTTATAAGGAAGTACTTGCAGCTTCAAACTCCTCAGCATCATTACATACAGCAGTGATGGATGAGCGGATATTGAACAACTTCAATGATTCTCTGATAAGTCGTCTCTGGGAGTTGTTATGCTGCAGCTCTAGCTTTGTGGATTCTATGAAAGATCAAATGCGAATACTCTATGCAGGACTGAGGTTTTTTAGAAGCATTTTAAGAGAGCATCATGAGATGATGgatgaacaaaatgaaaaaattggagCTCTCCTTGGTGAGGCAGGCATTATAATATTCTCGCCCACTCTGAGCAGAGTGATAGAAGGAGAAGTTAGCTTCTCAGGATCCACCCAGGTTCTTGATTTTTGTGATATGCTGACCAATACCAACATCCATATCAAGCATTTTGAGGATCAGCTCAGTGTCTCAAGTACTATACAGAGTCTTCCTAATTCCTCTCATAGCTTAAGAGCATCAGAAGTTAGCCAGACTTCCAGCCGCATGCTATCAAAAGGTAAAATGCCAATAGACCATGAAGTCATGGTTGGTCTTGATGATGAGGCAGAAAAAGTAATTGAACCACTGATCAAGCATTTTGAGGATCAGCTCAGTGTCTCAAGTACTAGACAGAATCTTCCTAATTCCTCTCATAGCTTAAGAGCACCACAAGTTAGCCAGACTTCCAGCCGCATGCTATCAAAAGGTAAAATGCCAATAGCTCGTGAAATTATGGTTGGTCTTGATGATGAGGCAGAAAAAGTAATTGAACGACTTGTACGGGAAGCAAAACAGGTGGAAATTGTTCCCATTGTGGGAATGGCTGGGCTTGGTAAAACAACTTTAGCCAAAAAGGTTTACAATGATAATTCAATTATCTATAACTTCCACATTCGCCTTTGGGGCACTGTTTCTCAGGAATATAACAAGAAAAGCTTGTTAACACAAATTTTGTGCTCTGATGGCAAACATTCCAGGATGGATGATGAGTTTCAAAATCTGGATGAACATGCGCTGGTTGAAAAGCTGTACAAAAAGCTAAAGAAGAATCGGTATCTTGTTGTTTTTGATGATGTCTGGGACACTGGGGCATGGCATGAGCTGGAAATTGCATTCCCAGATGACAAGAATGGAAGTAGAATCATCTTTACGAGTCGATTTTCTAATGTAGCTTCAGAGGTTCAATATGGTGGAGAACATCACAACATTCGCTGCCTTACTGTCGAAGAGAGTTTCGAATTGCTGCAGAAGAAGGTgtttggagaagaagaagaatgtcCTCAAGCATTGCATGAATTGGGAATGGAGATTGCTGAAAAGTGCTGGGGATTACCATTTGCAGTTGTTGTTGTAGCTGGAGTCCTAGCAACTATAGAGCATGatattttggtttggaaaaagtttGCTGAAAGTTTTACTTCAACCATGGTGTCTGGTACAGACCAGTGGAAGAAGTCATTGGAGCTCAGTTATGAGCATTTACCATATCACTTGAAGGCATGCCTGCTGTATTTTGCTGCATTTCGAGAAGATGAAAAAATTGGTGCCAAGAAGTTGATGCGTCTCTGGATTGTAGAAGGGTTTGTggaaaaaattgaaggaaagagATCAGAGGATATTGCAGAAGAATATCTGATggacctaattggccgaaaccTAGTTATGGTAGGTAAGAACAGATCCATTGGTGGAGTCAAAACTTGTTACATTCACGATTTGATATTTGAGTTCTGTAAGGGTGAGgcgaaagaaaagaattttcttcAGGTCCTGCGAGGATATGATGAGCTTTCTACCTTTAATGAGCCTCCCAACCTACCTCGGTTGTCCATTTGCTCCCGTGGAGAATATTTTATAAAGTCAAGGCTATTTTTTCCGCATTTAGCCAGTCTGCTATTCTTTGATGCTACTCCAGGATATAATGAGTTTAAGTTGTTTAATATCTCCTTCCTTTTTTGCATCTACAAACGTCTTAACGTTCTGAATTTAGAGGGCATTAACCTAAGGCTGAAGGAGCTTCCAGCTGAAGTCGAATCACTTCTTTGTTTGAGGTACTTATCCCTTAAAGCTCGGAACATGGAATTCATTCCACAATCTATAGCCAAGCTCTCACATTTGGAAACCTTTAGTCTAAATTCTGATGAGATTGTTTCATTGCCAGATAGCATCTGGAACATGAAGAAGTTGAGGCATATACATGTAAGATGGCGCGTTGTTATTCATGTGCCTTCCAACGACAACGGTGTTGAAAACCTCTCCACTTTACCCAATTTAGACACACTCTCTTGTTTGCGCCTTTATGAAGAGGGAGAGAACTTATTGAGAAGGATTCCCAACGTTCGCCAACTTAAAATTTCCGATCGTCAGACTGGAGTGTTGAACATGAGTCGACTAGAATGCCTAGAATCACTCACCTGGTGGGGCAATTACTCCTCAGGTTCACGGGAACATGTTGAGCTTTCCTTTCCcatgaatttgaagaagttgagtCTTGAGTATCTGGGTCTTCCCTGTAGTAAAATGTCATTGGTTGAAAAACTACCCAACCTTGAAGTCCTCAAATTAAGAAAGCGGTCAATGGACGGCCGAAAATGGGAGCTGATGGAAGGAGGATTCCCTAAACTCAGGGTCTTAACTTTAGCATGTGTAGAAGTTGCGGAGTGGATAGAGGCAGACCTTGACAGTGATGATGGTTACTTCCCTTGTCTTCAGCAATTAATTCTTTTCAGAATTTATAATTTGGAAATGATGTCTGCTTGTTTAGGGCGTATATCTACTCTTGAAACAATTCAGGTGCATGAATGCACAAATGGTGTCAAATCTTTAGTACGGGAAATTGAAGAAGCACAGGAATATAATTATGGAAATGGGAATATGAAGATCAGCATCAGAGATTGA
- the LOC113722575 gene encoding uncharacterized protein isoform X3 has protein sequence MASTCSVDRVLLGLELILNRFQGNFFLLCGGDRVLSDVRDAIKHMKFLKTFLMCARKWSLVHLYLQSDTVAKKVSLPSFLSCIEDTFHKYEEDIHSLSLRLEMDKNETDIHCSIVDGVCREIGKQIILFKQEIIQIYFALASSRSFQSNSFMTDDELLEFLDLNLQNLADLADWIDDDMDWKIFDSGPLSAPFRAQVQDLEAQVQDLEAKLTFLKSFIAFAKMRGTADIPALLLAYFEVVALTAARLSYMWSFWKNVEYRSTCSFKLSIRAVDFHVYEIYKEVLAASNSSASLHTAVMDERILNNFNDSLISRLWELLCCSSSFVDSMKDQMRILYAGLRFFRSILREHHEMMDEQNEKIGALLGEAGIIIFSPTLSRVIEGEVSFSGSTQVLDFCDMLTNTNIHIKHFEDQLSVSSTIQSLPNSSHSLRASEVSQTSSRMLSKGKMPIDHEVMVGLDDEAEKVIEPLIKHFEDQLSVSSTRQNLPNSSHSLRAPQVSQTSSRMLSKGKMPIAREIMVGLDDEAEKVIERLVREAKQVEIVPIVGMAGLGKTTLAKKVYNDNSIIYNFHIRLWGTVSQEYNKKSLLTQILCSDGKHSRMDDEFQNLDEHALVEKLYKKLKKNRYLVVFDDVWDTGAWHELEIAFPDDKNGSRIIFTSRFSNVASEVQYGGEHHNIRCLTVEESFELLQKKVFGEEEECPQALHELGMEIAEKCWGLPFAVVVVAGVLATIEHDILVWKKFAESFTSTMVSGTDQWKKSLELSYEHLPYHLKACLLYFAAFREDEKIGAKKLMRLWIVEGFVEKIEGKRSEDIAEEYLMDLIGRNLVMVGKNRSIGGVKTCYIHDLIFEFCKGEAKEKNFLQVLRGYDELSTFNEPPNLPRLSICSRGEYFIKSRLFFPHLASLLFFDATPGYNEFKLFNISFLFCIYKRLNVLNLEGINLRLKELPAEVESLLCLR, from the exons atggccTCCACTTGCAGCGTCGATCGTGTCTTACTTGGTCTAGAGTTAATTCTGAACAGATTCCAaggcaatttttttcttttgtgtggTGGTGATAGAGTTCTTTCGGATGTTCGTGATGCAATCAAACACAtgaaatttctcaaaacatTTCTTATGTGTGCTAGAAAGTGGAGCCTTGTTCATTTGTACCTGCAATCTGACACTGTTGCGAAGAAGGTGAGTCTTCCATCTTTCTTATCTTGCATCGAAGACACCTTTCACAAATATGAGGAGGATATTCACTCTCTTTCCCTTAGATTAGAAATGGACAAAAATGAAACGGATATTCACTGTTCTATTGTTGATGGAGTGTGCCGCGAAATTGGGAAACAGATCATATTATTCAAGcaagaaatcatccaaatttacTTTGCTTTGGCAAGCAGCAGGTCATTTCAATCAAATTCTTTTATGACAGATGATGAACTGTTGGAATTCTTAGACCTCAACCTCCAAAATCTAGCAGATTTAGCAGATTGGATAGATGACGATATGGATTGGAAAATTTTTGATTCTGGTCCTTTGAGTGCTCCTTTTAGGGCTCAAGTCCAAGATCTTGAAGCTCAAGTCCAAGATCTTGAAGCAAAGCTGACATTCTTGAAAAGCTTCATTGCCTTTGCCAAAATGCGAGGAACCGCAGATATTCCTGCCTTGCTATTGGCTTACTTTGAAGTGGTGGCTTTGACCGCAGCACGCCTCTCTTACATGTGGTCCTTTTGGAAAAATGTTGAGTACAGAAGTACTTGCAGCTTCAAACTCAGCATCAGAGCGGTTGATTTTCATGTCTACGAGATTTATAAGGAAGTACTTGCAGCTTCAAACTCCTCAGCATCATTACATACAGCAGTGATGGATGAGCGGATATTGAACAACTTCAATGATTCTCTGATAAGTCGTCTCTGGGAGTTGTTATGCTGCAGCTCTAGCTTTGTGGATTCTATGAAAGATCAAATGCGAATACTCTATGCAGGACTGAGGTTTTTTAGAAGCATTTTAAGAGAGCATCATGAGATGATGgatgaacaaaatgaaaaaattggagCTCTCCTTGGTGAGGCAGGCATTATAATATTCTCGCCCACTCTGAGCAGAGTGATAGAAGGAGAAGTTAGCTTCTCAGGATCCACCCAGGTTCTTGATTTTTGTGATATGCTGACCAATACCAACATCCATATCAAGCATTTTGAGGATCAGCTCAGTGTCTCAAGTACTATACAGAGTCTTCCTAATTCCTCTCATAGCTTAAGAGCATCAGAAGTTAGCCAGACTTCCAGCCGCATGCTATCAAAAGGTAAAATGCCAATAGACCATGAAGTCATGGTTGGTCTTGATGATGAGGCAGAAAAAGTAATTGAACCACTGATCAAGCATTTTGAGGATCAGCTCAGTGTCTCAAGTACTAGACAGAATCTTCCTAATTCCTCTCATAGCTTAAGAGCACCACAAGTTAGCCAGACTTCCAGCCGCATGCTATCAAAAGGTAAAATGCCAATAGCTCGTGAAATTATGGTTGGTCTTGATGATGAGGCAGAAAAAGTAATTGAACGACTTGTACGGGAAGCAAAACAGGTGGAAATTGTTCCCATTGTGGGAATGGCTGGGCTTGGTAAAACAACTTTAGCCAAAAAGGTTTACAATGATAATTCAATTATCTATAACTTCCACATTCGCCTTTGGGGCACTGTTTCTCAGGAATATAACAAGAAAAGCTTGTTAACACAAATTTTGTGCTCTGATGGCAAACATTCCAGGATGGATGATGAGTTTCAAAATCTGGATGAACATGCGCTGGTTGAAAAGCTGTACAAAAAGCTAAAGAAGAATCGGTATCTTGTTGTTTTTGATGATGTCTGGGACACTGGGGCATGGCATGAGCTGGAAATTGCATTCCCAGATGACAAGAATGGAAGTAGAATCATCTTTACGAGTCGATTTTCTAATGTAGCTTCAGAGGTTCAATATGGTGGAGAACATCACAACATTCGCTGCCTTACTGTCGAAGAGAGTTTCGAATTGCTGCAGAAGAAGGTgtttggagaagaagaagaatgtcCTCAAGCATTGCATGAATTGGGAATGGAGATTGCTGAAAAGTGCTGGGGATTACCATTTGCAGTTGTTGTTGTAGCTGGAGTCCTAGCAACTATAGAGCATGatattttggtttggaaaaagtttGCTGAAAGTTTTACTTCAACCATGGTGTCTGGTACAGACCAGTGGAAGAAGTCATTGGAGCTCAGTTATGAGCATTTACCATATCACTTGAAGGCATGCCTGCTGTATTTTGCTGCATTTCGAGAAGATGAAAAAATTGGTGCCAAGAAGTTGATGCGTCTCTGGATTGTAGAAGGGTTTGTggaaaaaattgaaggaaagagATCAGAGGATATTGCAGAAGAATATCTGATggacctaattggccgaaaccTAGTTATGGTAGGTAAGAACAGATCCATTGGTGGAGTCAAAACTTGTTACATTCACGATTTGATATTTGAGTTCTGTAAGGGTGAGgcgaaagaaaagaattttcttcAGGTCCTGCGAGGATATGATGAGCTTTCTACCTTTAATGAGCCTCCCAACCTACCTCGGTTGTCCATTTGCTCCCGTGGAGAATATTTTATAAAGTCAAGGCTATTTTTTCCGCATTTAGCCAGTCTGCTATTCTTTGATGCTACTCCAGGATATAATGAGTTTAAGTTGTTTAATATCTCCTTCCTTTTTTGCATCTACAAACGTCTTAACGTTCTGAATTTAGAGGGCATTAACCTAAGGCTGAAGGAGCTTCCAGCTGAAGTCGAATCACTTCTTTGTTTGAG ATAG